In Acaryochloris marina S15, the genomic window TAGAAAATCTTCTCCTTGCATGGAGAGGTTATAGCCCGAGATGCTATCAATCATGACAATACGTATATGATTCTCCTCAACCTCATGGCGAACAATACTGGAAAACTCATCGGGATGTATTGCAAGGGCTCAATTTTGACAATAGCTAAAGACCCTTCCTCCGTCATCACCCGTGCTGGGATTTTTAGCTTTTCTGAACGTCGAAGAATAATTCTACATCTTCTTCAAAAGTAAAGACGACAGACGTTCCATACGGCTTGCTGCTTCCTTCATGAACTGAAGACCAATAGTGGTTTTGCCTACCCCACTCGGCCCTCTAAATAGCGTCACCATGCCTCGTTCAATGCCACCTCGGAGCATTTTGTCGAGGGCGGGAATGCCTGATGGGAGGGGTTCAGGTTGAAAATTACGTTTGTAAGCTTCAGGTAATAACTTGGGAAAGACAGACATGCCTTTGGGGCCAAGCCGCAGAGAGTGATTTCCTGCTTGAAATCCTGAGCTGCGGAATTTGGAGATGCCAACAGTACGCCGTGTAGGTGTAATTCCCAAGTTAATCACCCCATCACTCATGAACTGCAGATCATAATCAGGTTCTTCTGGACTGCATTCTGATGTAAAAACGACCGTTGCACCTTGGCCAAGAATAAAGCGGATAAACGCTAATACTTGCTTGCGAAACTGAAAGGTATCTGCAGTGATGTAGCGAAATTGCGTCATCGAATCGACAAAGATTCGGTCTGGCTTCAACTTCGTCACTTGATCCACAATTTTCTGGGTGATCGGATCTTTTTTCCACTTCAG contains:
- a CDS encoding ATPase domain-containing protein — encoded protein: MDQVTKLKPDRIFVDSMTQFRYITADTFQFRKQVLAFIRFILGQGATVVFTSECSPEEPDYDLQFMSDGVINLGITPTRRTVGISKFRSSGFQAGNHSLRLGPKGMSVFPKLLPEAYKRNFQPEPLPSGIPALDKMLRGGIERGMVTLFRGPSGVGKTTIGLQFMKEAASRMERLSSLLLKKM